The sequence ATTAGTGCAACAATACTTCCTTTGAACATTAGTTGTCCTCCTCCATAAAAAATATTTTATGGGATGTTTGGCACGTTTTAAAAATTAAGTATATAGAAATTATTAATATAATATCTTAAAAATATAATTTTATTGACAAATAAATATATAAATATTAGATAATATTGTACATATAATAGAGTTTTAATTATCTAATTCAATGAAAAATTTTTTATAATAATAACTTATATTTAATATTTTTTATTTTTTTAAATGAAATACAATTAATTTGAACAATATATTTTATAGAGAAACAAAGGTAGAAAATATATATTTATTATTAACATTTCGCTTTATAAGTATGATTGTACGTAACATCTTTATAAAAGTATTTATTTTTACAGAAGAAAAATTTTGCAATTTTTATTGCATTATTTTTCAAATATATTTTTTTATATACTTCAAAAGTATTTTTAAAATTTAATTATAGTACTTAGCATAATTAAATTATGCGCTATTTCTAGAAAAATATAATTCTATTCATGTGAAAAATATCAATGATATTTAATATGATCATCCTATCGAATAAATAGTTATTTAGCATTATGAATATATTTTAAAGGAATTATTTTCCACTGCATTGTGCGCGAAATCTTAATAAATGATCCATTAATACAATTGCTACCATTGCTTCAGTGATTGGAACAGCGCGTAAACCTACACATGGATCATGTCGTCCTTTAGTAACTATTTGAACTTTTTCGTTATTTTTATTTATTGTATTGCCTGCTTTTCGAATACTTGATGTAGGTTTAAATGCTACTTTTAGTACAATTTCTCGACCATTACTAATACCACCTAGAATACCACCAGAATGATTAGTTAAAAATCCTTGTGGCGTAATTTCATCACGATGTTCACTTCCTCGTTGATTTATTACTGAAAAACCGTCTCCAATTTCTACTCCTTTTGCGGCATTAATACTCATCAAGGCGTGTGATAAATCAGCATCAAGACGATCAAAAACTGGTTCTCCAAGTCCTACAGGGATATTTTCAGCAATAATTGTTATTTCAGCACCAATCGAATCACCTATTTTTTTGAGATATTTAATTAAATTTTCTAGTGCTAAAATTTTTTCAGGATCAGAACAGAAAAAAGGATTATTTTCGACTTCTTGCCAAGATTTAAAAGGGCATTTGATATTGCCCATTGCTGACAAATATGCTCGAATAGTTATCCCATATTTCTCATTAAGGTATT is a genomic window of Buchnera aphidicola str. APS (Acyrthosiphon pisum) containing:
- the aroC gene encoding chorismate synthase produces the protein MSGNTIGKIFCVTTFGESHGEALGCIIDGTPPGLELSCKDLQYDLNRRRPGTSRYTTLRREPDEVNILSGIFNGVTTGTSIGLIIYNHDHRSQDYSDIKNLFRPGHADYTYEKKYGIRDYRGGGRSSARETAMRVAAGAIAKKYLNEKYGITIRAYLSAMGNIKCPFKSWQEVENNPFFCSDPEKILALENLIKYLKKIGDSIGAEITIIAENIPVGLGEPVFDRLDADLSHALMSINAAKGVEIGDGFSVINQRGSEHRDEITPQGFLTNHSGGILGGISNGREIVLKVAFKPTSSIRKAGNTINKNNEKVQIVTKGRHDPCVGLRAVPITEAMVAIVLMDHLLRFRAQCSGK